One Luteibacter sp. 9135 DNA segment encodes these proteins:
- a CDS encoding PanM family protein, giving the protein MTPPRLERVVPNETWQLVIAFAGAEHRLFDVGMARESMNWPALAYPNRLKNLSYTAHAVSWAGIGELSASYLHRNSTPLTQEGLDRQVLRLSYKNQAPTPTHPTHHVYCVFLFPFSDTLFDVGESIGGGHGERGGSRRMRTDELLMLSDWRQHFRLAGCDWAVPIVEAHGDQPAELSDLLVREICRREGELPTPG; this is encoded by the coding sequence ATGACACCACCCAGGCTCGAGCGCGTCGTTCCGAATGAAACCTGGCAATTGGTCATCGCGTTTGCTGGCGCCGAACACAGACTGTTCGACGTCGGTATGGCGCGCGAAAGCATGAACTGGCCGGCACTAGCCTATCCCAACAGACTCAAGAACCTGTCCTATACGGCGCATGCCGTCAGCTGGGCCGGGATCGGTGAGTTGTCTGCCAGCTACCTTCACCGCAACTCAACGCCTCTTACGCAGGAAGGCCTGGATCGCCAGGTGCTTCGTTTGAGTTACAAGAACCAGGCACCCACGCCGACCCATCCGACGCATCACGTCTACTGCGTCTTCCTCTTTCCGTTCAGTGACACGCTATTCGATGTCGGCGAGTCGATTGGCGGCGGACACGGTGAAAGGGGTGGATCGAGGCGCATGAGAACCGATGAGCTCCTGATGTTGTCCGACTGGAGGCAGCACTTCCGCCTTGCGGGTTGTGATTGGGCAGTTCCGATTGTCGAGGCCCATGGCGACCAGCCGGCTGAGCTGTCCGATCTCCTGGTGCGGGAAATTTGCCGACGCGAAGGTGAGCTGCCAACCCCTGGCTGA
- a CDS encoding DUF2306 domain-containing protein produces MFIPGDSFMMLADRSQASALATSTRSKYAWGILAVVSGAVALASYRYLFDRGPVPPGVAANRHVHPWLIVHATGAATALLCGPFQFVRRLRLRHPGWHRATGRVYVAGCMVGGVSALFLAAGISTGPVAGAGFGALGSAWMATTAIALRKVLTGQLAGHRQWMIRSFALALSAVTLRLYLPLSAVLGLDFVMAYRTIAWLCWLPNLAVAEWLIKSHPPAVGHEGDLEFHRPT; encoded by the coding sequence ATGTTCATCCCGGGAGACAGCTTCATGATGTTGGCGGATAGATCGCAGGCAAGCGCGTTGGCGACATCCACGCGATCGAAGTACGCATGGGGGATCCTGGCCGTAGTGAGCGGCGCCGTCGCTCTGGCATCCTATCGCTATCTGTTCGATCGAGGCCCGGTACCACCCGGGGTCGCAGCCAACCGGCATGTGCATCCATGGCTGATCGTGCACGCGACCGGTGCCGCCACGGCGCTGCTCTGCGGGCCGTTCCAGTTCGTGCGCCGTCTTCGCCTGCGTCATCCGGGGTGGCACCGCGCGACGGGACGCGTTTACGTCGCCGGTTGCATGGTCGGCGGTGTGTCCGCCCTGTTCCTGGCTGCCGGGATATCCACCGGGCCTGTCGCCGGCGCGGGGTTCGGCGCGCTAGGCAGCGCCTGGATGGCTACAACCGCGATCGCTTTGCGCAAGGTGCTGACAGGACAGTTGGCCGGGCATCGGCAATGGATGATTCGTTCGTTCGCCTTGGCCCTGTCTGCGGTTACGCTACGCCTCTACCTGCCTCTCTCGGCTGTTCTGGGCCTGGACTTTGTCATGGCATATCGGACGATCGCGTGGCTGTGCTGGCTACCCAACCTTGCCGTGGCCGAGTGGCTGATCAAAAGTCATCCGCCGGCCGTCGGGCACGAAGGTGATCTCGAGTTCCATCGACCCACCTAG
- a CDS encoding AraC family transcriptional regulator produces the protein MTDPLSDILTLVQINSYGFRGLDAGRDWGLDFPPAEGIRCFAIDEGTCQLALHDASPPLTLGPGDVVLVKGGSAMQLYAGAPMIWQDAIPVLTKVPPGHVAELNGGGFCRGIGGFFSIRGPHAAAVLSAVPAVVHIGSHDHKAALQASVRRLVIELREPRPGSDLLAGHLAQALLIEALRAHLEAGHTQKGWLAALGVPPLARALTAMHGNICHRWTVGELASSARMSRSSFAAHFERVTGETPMDYLTRWRMTLASHRLVTSTLSVGAIGMSVGYASESAFAVAFKRTYDASPSQYRARSAAAKP, from the coding sequence ATGACCGACCCGCTTTCCGACATCCTCACGCTCGTTCAAATCAACTCGTACGGATTTCGCGGGTTGGACGCAGGGCGCGACTGGGGGCTTGATTTCCCGCCGGCAGAGGGCATTCGATGCTTCGCCATTGATGAGGGCACCTGCCAACTGGCCCTGCACGACGCCAGCCCCCCTCTTACCCTGGGCCCAGGCGATGTGGTTCTGGTGAAAGGGGGGTCCGCCATGCAGCTCTACGCAGGCGCTCCCATGATCTGGCAAGACGCCATCCCGGTCCTGACGAAGGTGCCACCTGGCCACGTCGCCGAACTGAATGGAGGCGGCTTCTGTCGAGGCATCGGCGGCTTCTTTTCTATACGCGGCCCACACGCCGCGGCCGTGCTTTCGGCGGTGCCAGCGGTGGTCCATATCGGCTCTCATGACCACAAGGCGGCGCTTCAGGCCAGCGTACGGCGTCTCGTCATCGAACTGCGCGAACCTCGACCAGGAAGCGATCTGCTGGCTGGGCACCTGGCGCAGGCGCTCTTGATCGAAGCCTTGCGCGCGCACCTCGAGGCAGGGCACACCCAGAAGGGGTGGCTGGCAGCACTCGGCGTGCCGCCGCTCGCCCGCGCCCTCACGGCGATGCACGGGAATATCTGCCACCGGTGGACGGTCGGGGAGCTGGCTTCCTCAGCGCGTATGTCGCGCTCCAGCTTTGCCGCCCATTTCGAACGAGTGACCGGCGAGACGCCCATGGACTATCTGACCCGGTGGCGCATGACACTGGCGTCGCATCGTCTGGTGACGTCCACCCTGTCCGTTGGGGCTATCGGCATGTCTGTGGGCTACGCGTCCGAAAGTGCATTCGCGGTTGCGTTCAAACGGACTTACGATGCTTCGCCCAGCCAATACCGCGCGCGATCGGCAGCCGCCAAGCCATGA
- a CDS encoding alpha/beta fold hydrolase: MALLPFPRIDGFGSVHGVPTLPHGFGDVFESYRIPTGEVELHAVVGGEGPPLLLLGGWPQNWYLWRDVMLPLARSFTLVVPDPAASASPTSPIGATTRERSVATSSA, translated from the coding sequence ATGGCCCTCCTGCCCTTCCCGCGCATCGACGGCTTCGGCTCCGTGCACGGCGTTCCCACGCTTCCCCATGGTTTCGGCGATGTCTTCGAGAGCTACCGCATCCCCACCGGCGAGGTCGAACTCCACGCCGTCGTGGGTGGCGAGGGTCCGCCGCTGTTGCTTCTGGGCGGCTGGCCGCAGAACTGGTACCTATGGCGCGATGTGATGCTGCCGCTGGCCAGGAGTTTCACGCTGGTCGTCCCCGATCCCGCGGCCTCGGCATCTCCGACAAGCCCGATCGGGGCTACGACAAGGGAACGATCGGTCGCGACCTCTTCGGCTTGA
- a CDS encoding alpha/beta fold hydrolase, with product MAADQPERIARIALGEAIIPGVAVSPPLIPDERPLNDFLWHNNFCRVRAVTEELVVGREDIFFDYQFTKITVPNPIPTDIRAFYIDLIKRDRNTLRASFDYYRAIDEDIPANRARMKTPLTMPVLGFAGELACAEIVEEQLRSVASDVSCTVIDGCGHFVPEEVPDKLVALLTAFLEPYRDAAA from the coding sequence ATGGCCGCGGACCAGCCCGAACGAATCGCGCGCATCGCGTTGGGGGAGGCCATCATACCTGGCGTTGCCGTCTCGCCGCCGCTCATCCCCGACGAGCGCCCGCTCAACGATTTTCTGTGGCACAACAACTTCTGTCGCGTGCGCGCCGTGACGGAAGAGCTCGTGGTGGGGCGCGAGGACATCTTCTTCGATTACCAGTTCACCAAGATCACGGTGCCGAACCCCATTCCGACGGATATCCGCGCCTTCTATATCGACCTCATCAAGCGGGACCGCAACACCCTGCGCGCCAGCTTCGACTACTACCGTGCCATCGACGAGGATATTCCCGCCAACCGAGCCCGCATGAAAACGCCACTGACGATGCCTGTGCTTGGCTTCGCCGGCGAACTGGCGTGTGCCGAGATCGTCGAAGAGCAACTGCGCAGCGTAGCCAGCGATGTGTCGTGCACGGTCATCGACGGTTGCGGCCATTTCGTACCCGAGGAAGTGCCAGACAAGCTCGTCGCGCTGCTGACCGCGTTCCTGGAACCGTATCGGGACGCTGCGGCCTGA
- a CDS encoding MASE1 domain-containing protein, protein MGVKGSADEPPDDPRTFWLKGGRHLAIAAAYAAVYEVVRHVTFPHWSPTTGLRLACLFLLPLRYWPALALGEALPTIENAWLAADDLGIPWAVSASVPMIVPFMAVMKPFRLRWRLYDDRRQLRMPLLLGATLACALISATLSCTTLATTMLRTPDAWPHLSLSNMFWAYTLGHFLGGLTLTPIILALTERARQLPRVTWATIWQSPLLRDVLLWVPVLAALVVLAITTGDDTVRQVARLGLIWPATALAWRHGWHGTAFGGFAASVALAMTGTAFVDPVMLRAQVILALVLSGLLTIGAKVSRPLPTANLVKH, encoded by the coding sequence ATGGGTGTGAAGGGAAGCGCAGACGAACCACCCGATGACCCGCGGACGTTTTGGTTGAAGGGCGGCCGACACCTCGCCATCGCCGCAGCCTACGCCGCCGTGTATGAGGTCGTCCGGCACGTCACGTTTCCGCACTGGTCCCCCACCACGGGCCTGCGTCTGGCCTGCCTGTTCCTGCTCCCCCTTCGCTACTGGCCGGCGCTCGCACTGGGAGAGGCCCTGCCCACCATTGAGAACGCATGGCTCGCTGCCGACGACCTCGGCATTCCGTGGGCTGTGTCGGCTTCGGTGCCGATGATCGTGCCGTTCATGGCCGTCATGAAGCCGTTCCGCCTACGCTGGCGCCTTTACGACGATCGACGCCAGTTGCGGATGCCGCTGCTGTTGGGCGCGACTCTGGCATGTGCGCTCATCAGCGCCACCCTCTCCTGCACGACGTTGGCGACCACGATGCTCCGGACCCCGGATGCCTGGCCGCACCTGTCGCTCTCGAACATGTTCTGGGCCTACACCCTCGGCCATTTTCTGGGCGGACTCACGCTGACCCCGATCATCCTTGCGCTGACGGAACGCGCACGGCAACTCCCACGTGTCACCTGGGCGACGATCTGGCAGAGCCCCCTGCTGCGGGATGTGCTGCTGTGGGTTCCCGTGCTGGCGGCCCTCGTGGTCCTGGCCATCACCACCGGCGACGACACGGTGCGGCAGGTCGCTCGGCTCGGGCTCATCTGGCCGGCCACCGCCCTGGCGTGGCGCCACGGCTGGCACGGGACGGCCTTTGGCGGCTTCGCAGCCAGCGTGGCCCTGGCCATGACAGGCACGGCCTTCGTGGATCCGGTCATGCTGCGCGCCCAGGTCATCCTGGCACTGGTGCTGTCCGGCTTGTTGACCATCGGTGCCAAGGTGTCGCGGCCACTACCGACCGCGAACCTCGTCAAGCACTGA
- a CDS encoding serine hydrolase domain-containing protein, protein MEMTFQPQRTPSRQPFRDKPLLNMDYSKMADITVAKHIATPPSIMRFPARSPVEKGTFVSGRYSSAKRLILSLCLCLSLPAHAQSVAPGNGLDTFLKDKMRQENIPALQVAVVRHGTIVKTAAYGIANVENSVAASDESIFSINSCTKAFTGVAIMQLVEAGKLKLDDPISKYLDDLPPAWSAITVRQVLAHVSGLPNIIDDKEDLIGDGSEASAWATVKTLPMDFKTGERFRYNQTGYVILGKIIDKLSGEPFTRFIEDGQFKPAGMVHTRFGDSSDVIPRSAGGYSYLQNVNGLWKKSDRLSAIYVSFAPYFRTASGILSTSTDIAKWLVALQSGKLLKDKSSLDALWTSVVLNDGTTGGMSALLNGSGLGWPMTMRAEHPAAGPIGGMRSTFFVYPRDDLSVVILTNLQGADPENFVDEVAAYYIPDMHVSNGFGLSPTLKALRAALLERGFEHAPQVVADLKAKDPSFVPKEDELNIWGYKLLEQKQPVQSVAILRLNTVLFADSWNAYDSLAEILEETGDRAGAIKNYSRSLQLNPGNRNAAEHLRKLGGD, encoded by the coding sequence ATGGAAATGACGTTTCAGCCTCAACGCACGCCATCGCGGCAACCTTTCAGAGACAAACCGCTGTTGAACATGGACTACAGCAAGATGGCGGATATCACCGTGGCTAAGCACATCGCCACACCCCCTTCCATCATGCGTTTCCCAGCACGTTCGCCAGTCGAGAAAGGGACATTTGTCTCGGGGCGCTATTCCAGCGCGAAACGCTTGATTCTGTCTTTATGCCTGTGCCTCTCACTCCCAGCGCATGCGCAATCTGTCGCACCCGGCAACGGCTTGGATACCTTTCTCAAGGACAAGATGCGCCAGGAAAACATCCCGGCCCTTCAAGTCGCTGTTGTCCGCCATGGCACGATCGTCAAGACGGCCGCCTACGGAATCGCGAATGTCGAGAACAGCGTAGCCGCCTCGGATGAAAGCATCTTCTCGATCAACTCGTGTACCAAGGCGTTTACAGGTGTCGCGATCATGCAACTGGTGGAGGCCGGAAAACTCAAGCTGGACGATCCGATATCGAAATACCTTGACGACTTGCCGCCTGCCTGGAGCGCAATCACCGTCAGGCAGGTCCTCGCGCACGTTTCGGGATTGCCGAACATCATCGACGACAAGGAAGATCTGATCGGCGACGGTAGCGAGGCTTCTGCATGGGCTACCGTGAAGACGCTTCCCATGGATTTCAAAACCGGCGAACGCTTCCGCTATAACCAGACCGGCTACGTCATCCTTGGCAAGATCATCGACAAGCTGAGTGGCGAACCCTTCACCAGGTTCATCGAGGACGGTCAGTTCAAACCCGCCGGCATGGTTCATACGCGCTTCGGAGATTCATCCGACGTCATACCGCGTTCGGCCGGCGGTTATTCCTACCTTCAAAACGTCAACGGCTTATGGAAGAAGAGCGACCGTCTCTCGGCGATCTACGTCTCGTTCGCTCCCTACTTCAGGACAGCATCGGGAATCTTGTCCACATCGACCGATATTGCGAAGTGGTTGGTCGCACTTCAATCAGGCAAGCTACTTAAGGACAAATCGAGCCTCGATGCGCTATGGACCTCCGTGGTTCTCAACGATGGCACCACCGGCGGAATGAGTGCATTGCTAAACGGATCGGGCCTGGGTTGGCCGATGACGATGCGGGCTGAGCATCCCGCGGCAGGACCCATTGGCGGCATGCGCTCGACCTTCTTCGTCTATCCCAGGGACGACCTCTCGGTGGTGATCCTGACCAATCTACAAGGCGCCGATCCCGAGAACTTCGTCGATGAAGTGGCCGCCTACTACATTCCGGACATGCATGTGTCCAACGGTTTCGGCCTGTCGCCGACACTCAAGGCGTTACGCGCCGCCTTGCTGGAACGGGGCTTCGAGCATGCGCCACAAGTCGTGGCCGATCTTAAGGCAAAAGATCCTTCGTTCGTGCCGAAAGAAGACGAGCTGAATATTTGGGGTTACAAGCTCCTGGAGCAAAAGCAGCCCGTGCAGTCCGTCGCGATCCTTCGGCTGAATACCGTGCTTTTCGCCGACAGCTGGAACGCTTACGACAGTCTGGCTGAGATTCTCGAGGAAACCGGAGATCGAGCCGGGGCTATTAAAAACTATAGCCGTTCGTTGCAGTTGAATCCCGGAAACCGCAATGCAGCCGAGCATCTTCGTAAACTGGGTGGCGACTGA
- a CDS encoding response regulator: MVGGGRRDYMVLVAEDDADIADILMSYLNRNGFRTTVARDGHEALMLHATLKPDLLLLDVSMPQVDGWAVLAEVRRRGDTPVIMVTARDEDTDKISALRIGADDYVTKPFNPSEVVARVGAVLRRALPAVGQGAIIRVGDVEIDEDQHVVYACPAGARHAIVTTATEFRLLARMARSPSRVFSRSELRVACLPEGDALERTVDSHLSKLRKKLEDAGIQGMLSSVRGVGYRLAAVA, encoded by the coding sequence ATGGTCGGGGGTGGTCGTAGGGATTACATGGTGCTCGTTGCGGAAGACGACGCTGACATTGCCGATATCCTGATGTCGTATCTAAATCGAAACGGATTTCGTACGACCGTTGCGCGGGATGGCCATGAAGCGCTCATGCTGCACGCCACGCTGAAGCCGGACTTGCTGCTGCTGGATGTTTCCATGCCGCAGGTCGACGGATGGGCCGTGCTCGCCGAGGTGCGTCGGCGTGGCGATACCCCGGTGATCATGGTGACCGCGCGTGACGAGGACACCGACAAGATATCGGCGTTGCGCATTGGCGCGGACGATTACGTCACCAAACCGTTCAACCCATCCGAGGTGGTCGCACGCGTGGGAGCGGTCCTGCGTCGCGCGCTTCCTGCCGTGGGGCAGGGCGCGATCATTCGGGTGGGCGATGTCGAAATCGATGAAGACCAGCATGTGGTTTATGCCTGTCCTGCCGGAGCAAGGCATGCCATCGTCACCACCGCGACCGAGTTCCGCCTCCTGGCGCGGATGGCCCGTTCACCGAGCCGCGTTTTCTCGCGTTCGGAGTTGCGCGTGGCTTGCCTTCCCGAAGGCGATGCCCTGGAACGAACCGTCGACAGTCACCTGAGCAAGCTGCGGAAGAAACTCGAGGACGCCGGCATCCAGGGCATGCTCTCGAGCGTGCGTGGCGTCGGGTATCGCCTGGCTGCCGTGGCGTAG
- a CDS encoding ATP-binding protein produces MPYHLKIGRGLILWACALVAAAVVLDFASSYALYALLPDPAAICENDSWIPTRPELLWLVLTATLAIAFAGPAALRLSRRFVQPIDSLAAAIRCAAQGDLSARAIKKGRPFGEIASLLDDYNALAERWEQADKDMTVWNAVIAHELRTPVTILRGRLQGLADGVFEPTSDMLRNLVRHVEALSRLVEDLRVVSLAEGGHLRLDADDVDLRQALQDVVAFVAPTMPDHVLSVDADDTPVIVRCDAMRVRQALIALVDNARRHSNPGKITLSLTSRATSVDIGVHDAGPGVPPELLARMFQTFSRGETPHPGRSGGSGLGLAVVRSIAIAHHGSVTYHGGDGAAATFTLTLPTGTAAPSIYPPSTLHGPSMPWGDP; encoded by the coding sequence ATGCCGTACCATCTCAAAATCGGTCGTGGACTGATCCTGTGGGCATGCGCCCTGGTCGCCGCCGCGGTGGTGCTCGACTTTGCTTCGTCGTACGCGCTCTACGCCTTGCTCCCCGATCCCGCGGCCATTTGCGAAAACGACAGCTGGATTCCCACGCGACCGGAACTGCTCTGGCTGGTACTCACCGCGACCCTGGCCATTGCGTTCGCAGGCCCGGCCGCGCTGCGGCTCTCGCGACGATTCGTGCAACCCATCGACTCACTCGCCGCGGCCATCCGCTGCGCCGCCCAAGGCGACCTATCCGCTCGCGCCATCAAGAAGGGACGACCCTTCGGCGAGATCGCGAGCCTTCTGGATGACTACAACGCACTGGCTGAGCGATGGGAGCAGGCCGACAAGGACATGACCGTCTGGAACGCCGTCATCGCCCACGAATTAAGAACGCCGGTCACCATCTTGCGCGGCCGCCTGCAAGGACTGGCGGACGGCGTCTTCGAGCCTACGTCCGACATGCTCCGCAACCTGGTGCGACATGTCGAGGCCTTGTCCCGCCTGGTCGAGGATTTGCGGGTGGTGAGTCTGGCCGAGGGAGGTCACCTTCGCCTCGATGCCGACGACGTGGATCTTCGCCAGGCCTTGCAGGACGTGGTGGCGTTCGTCGCACCCACCATGCCCGACCACGTCCTTTCCGTCGATGCCGACGACACACCGGTCATCGTCCGCTGCGATGCCATGCGCGTGCGGCAGGCCCTCATCGCGCTCGTCGACAATGCCAGGCGTCATTCGAATCCCGGAAAAATCACCCTCTCATTGACATCGCGCGCGACGTCGGTCGATATCGGTGTGCACGACGCAGGTCCCGGAGTGCCCCCCGAACTCCTCGCCAGGATGTTCCAGACATTCAGCCGGGGCGAGACGCCACACCCGGGCCGCAGCGGCGGCAGTGGGCTAGGCCTGGCGGTCGTACGGAGCATCGCCATCGCGCACCATGGCAGCGTGACGTACCACGGAGGCGACGGTGCCGCGGCCACATTCACCCTCACGCTGCCGACAGGTACCGCTGCGCCCTCCATCTATCCTCCATCGACGCTCCACGGACCTTCGATGCCATGGGGTGATCCTTGA
- a CDS encoding BPL-N domain-containing protein has translation MNRDAAHAPCTTLSRGKTTWHTRLPWLAAVLWMLALGTPGIAGVHAAEVVRVAVYRGPAACSGCAQTVKESIERLGGRYRVDFVGARERQDISPETLSHHDIYVQPGGGQDIPGALRSLGTRRVDAIRNFVRRGGRYLGLCMGAYLADSSNLGLIDDDLDSEVGRPGFEADTIDDYAVDTWWHGRRNSVFFQDGPYFPATSASPGFRAIATYSNGDIAAARYDFGHGRVVLAGPHPEADETWFDEAGIPLERMPQDDLVNILVQELGY, from the coding sequence ATGAACCGTGACGCAGCACACGCCCCCTGCACCACTCTGTCTCGGGGCAAGACGACATGGCATACGCGACTACCCTGGCTTGCAGCAGTCCTGTGGATGCTGGCCCTCGGCACGCCGGGTATCGCCGGGGTGCACGCGGCGGAAGTGGTTCGTGTCGCCGTCTATCGTGGCCCCGCAGCATGTTCGGGATGCGCCCAAACCGTCAAGGAATCGATCGAGCGACTGGGCGGCCGGTATCGTGTCGATTTCGTGGGAGCGCGCGAGCGCCAGGACATCTCTCCCGAAACGCTTAGCCACCACGACATCTACGTCCAGCCCGGCGGCGGGCAGGATATTCCGGGTGCGCTTCGCAGCCTGGGCACGCGTCGGGTGGACGCGATCCGGAACTTCGTGCGTCGTGGCGGACGCTACCTGGGCCTGTGCATGGGCGCTTACCTGGCCGATTCGTCGAATCTTGGTCTGATCGACGACGATCTGGACTCCGAAGTCGGCAGGCCGGGATTTGAAGCCGACACCATCGACGACTATGCCGTCGACACCTGGTGGCACGGTCGTCGTAACAGTGTTTTCTTCCAAGACGGCCCCTATTTTCCCGCAACGAGTGCATCGCCAGGGTTCCGGGCGATCGCGACATACTCTAACGGCGACATCGCCGCTGCGCGCTACGACTTCGGCCACGGACGCGTGGTATTGGCCGGTCCGCACCCGGAAGCCGACGAGACCTGGTTTGACGAGGCAGGCATCCCTCTCGAACGCATGCCGCAGGACGACCTCGTCAATATCCTGGTGCAGGAGCTGGGTTACTGA
- a CDS encoding alpha/beta hydrolase, translating into MAIAFLSGAARADDKVVDLRLSTGQTQRVLTATAEHSKGTIVMLPGGEGDLGLERGGDIRHDHNFVVRTRALWTSRGYSVVIPDTVDRANLRGMRSSLEYAGLVADLVAFAQKNLGGPVFLLGTSQGSIAAMNGAAHAKHGSISGVVLTESVSVMGGSGETVFSADPRDVRVPALVVANRDDRCDVAPPGAAPRIAAALSASPDVYVLHVAGGTSESRKACGSLTPHGYYGIEQDVVSRIVEWLDRHRG; encoded by the coding sequence ATGGCCATCGCTTTCCTGTCCGGCGCCGCGCGGGCCGACGACAAGGTGGTGGACCTGCGGCTGTCCACCGGTCAGACACAGCGCGTGTTGACCGCCACAGCCGAACATTCCAAGGGAACGATCGTCATGTTGCCCGGTGGCGAGGGTGACCTGGGCCTGGAACGGGGCGGCGACATACGTCACGATCACAACTTCGTCGTCCGCACGCGTGCGTTGTGGACGAGTCGTGGCTACTCGGTGGTCATTCCGGATACCGTGGATCGCGCCAACTTGCGCGGCATGCGCAGTTCGCTCGAATACGCCGGTCTGGTCGCCGACCTTGTAGCCTTTGCGCAGAAGAACCTCGGTGGGCCGGTGTTTCTCCTGGGCACCAGCCAGGGTTCGATCGCCGCCATGAACGGTGCGGCCCACGCGAAGCACGGCAGCATATCGGGTGTCGTGCTGACCGAGTCGGTGTCCGTCATGGGCGGCAGCGGCGAAACGGTGTTCAGCGCCGATCCGAGGGATGTGAGGGTTCCCGCTCTGGTGGTCGCCAACCGTGACGACCGATGCGACGTGGCACCGCCCGGCGCCGCACCGAGGATTGCTGCGGCCCTGTCCGCCAGTCCCGATGTTTACGTGCTTCATGTGGCGGGTGGGACGTCCGAGTCCCGCAAGGCGTGCGGTTCGCTGACGCCGCATGGCTACTACGGCATCGAGCAGGACGTCGTGTCACGCATCGTCGAATGGCTTGACAGGCACAGGGGATAA